The Gammaproteobacteria bacterium genome contains a region encoding:
- the hslU gene encoding ATP-dependent protease ATPase subunit HslU, with protein MTQMTPREIVQELDKHIVGQTDAKRAVAIALRNRWRRLQLSEHLRGEVTPKNILMIGPTGVGKTEIARRLARLANAPFIKVEATKFTEVGYVGRDVESIIRDLADASIKLTREAEVAKVRYRAIEAAEERVLDILLPHARFDGEPAEEKDSGTRQKFRRKLREGELDEKEIEVELQQSSMGVEIMTPPGMEEMAGQLQNMFQNLAGSRSKKRKLRVDEALKLLTDEEAHKMVNEEELKTRALQNVEQNGIVFIDEIDKVARRGEYSGADVSREGVQRDLLPLVEGCTVSTKHGMVRTDHILFIASGAFHLSKPSDLVPELQGRLPIRVELAALKAQDFVRILTEPDASLTEQYSALLKTEGMDVSFSADGIERIAQVAHDVNERTENIGARRLHTVMERLLDSLSFAAPNRNGEAVTIDAAYVYKHLGDLIKDDDLSRYIL; from the coding sequence ATGACACAAATGACACCACGAGAAATTGTTCAGGAACTCGACAAGCACATCGTCGGTCAGACGGACGCCAAGCGCGCGGTGGCGATCGCGCTGCGCAACCGCTGGCGCCGTTTGCAGTTGTCCGAGCATCTGCGCGGCGAGGTCACGCCCAAAAATATCCTGATGATAGGTCCGACCGGCGTCGGCAAAACCGAAATTGCGCGCCGCTTGGCGCGGCTGGCCAACGCGCCGTTCATCAAGGTAGAGGCCACCAAGTTCACCGAGGTGGGCTATGTGGGCCGCGATGTCGAATCCATCATTCGCGATCTGGCGGATGCCTCGATCAAGCTTACGCGCGAAGCCGAAGTCGCGAAGGTGCGTTACCGCGCCATCGAGGCCGCGGAGGAGCGTGTTCTTGATATTCTGCTGCCGCACGCGCGTTTCGACGGAGAACCGGCTGAGGAAAAAGATTCCGGCACGCGGCAGAAATTTCGCAGGAAACTGCGTGAGGGCGAGCTGGACGAAAAGGAGATCGAGGTCGAATTGCAGCAGTCGTCCATGGGCGTGGAGATCATGACGCCGCCGGGCATGGAGGAGATGGCCGGTCAATTGCAGAACATGTTTCAGAATCTCGCCGGCTCACGCAGCAAGAAACGCAAGCTGCGCGTCGATGAGGCTCTCAAACTGCTGACCGACGAGGAAGCGCACAAGATGGTCAACGAGGAGGAGCTGAAGACGCGCGCATTGCAGAACGTGGAACAGAACGGCATCGTTTTCATCGACGAGATCGACAAGGTGGCGCGGCGCGGCGAATACAGCGGCGCGGACGTGTCGCGCGAGGGCGTGCAGCGCGATCTGTTACCGCTGGTGGAGGGCTGCACCGTAAGCACCAAGCACGGCATGGTGCGTACCGACCATATTCTGTTCATCGCCTCCGGCGCGTTTCATCTGTCCAAGCCCTCCGATCTGGTGCCGGAGCTACAGGGTCGTCTGCCGATCCGAGTGGAGCTCGCCGCGCTAAAGGCGCAGGACTTCGTGCGTATCCTTACCGAGCCCGACGCCTCGCTGACCGAACAATATTCAGCCCTGCTCAAGACCGAGGGCATGGATGTGAGCTTCAGCGCCGACGGGATCGAACGTATCGCCCAGGTCGCGCACGATGTGAATGAGCGCACCGAAAATATCGGCGCGCGCCGGTTGCACACCGTGATGGAGCGTCTGCTGGACAGCCTCTCATTCGCCGCGCCCAATCGCAACGGCGAGGCGGTGACAATCGATGCCGCGTATGTGTACAAGCATCTGGGCGACCTTATCAAGGACGATGATTTGAGCCGGTATATTCTGTAG
- a CDS encoding SCP2 sterol-binding domain-containing protein, with the protein MNLAKLGAPLLERALNAYLSLDGETAARLATISGKLIAIKLVGPDVSLLVRPLASRVQVSAHPVFEPDTVIRGSPLALTRLGASNAHAGLPGDGVEIRGDAEVARVFQSVLAGVEIDWEEWLASHIGDIPAHQAGNAARGLITGVAGVVDKLRMNVSEYLQEEARVVPTRIEVEQFMDEIDLLRGEVDRLEARVERLARSGSAPREAGD; encoded by the coding sequence ATGAACCTTGCAAAACTCGGCGCACCATTGCTGGAACGCGCGCTTAACGCCTATTTGAGCCTTGATGGGGAGACCGCGGCCCGCCTGGCGACGATTTCCGGCAAGCTGATCGCGATCAAGCTTGTCGGTCCGGACGTAAGCTTGCTGGTACGGCCGCTGGCGAGCCGAGTGCAGGTGAGCGCGCATCCCGTGTTCGAACCCGACACGGTAATCCGCGGCTCGCCGCTGGCGCTCACACGGCTCGGTGCGTCGAATGCGCACGCCGGGCTGCCGGGCGATGGCGTGGAAATTCGCGGCGATGCGGAAGTCGCCCGTGTGTTTCAAAGCGTGCTCGCCGGCGTGGAGATCGACTGGGAAGAATGGCTGGCCAGCCACATCGGCGACATCCCCGCGCATCAGGCCGGTAACGCGGCGCGCGGTCTTATCACCGGTGTTGCCGGCGTGGTCGACAAGCTGCGCATGAACGTTTCCGAATACCTGCAGGAAGAGGCGCGTGTGGTGCCCACGCGTATCGAGGTCGAGCAGTTCATGGACGAGATCGATCTGCTGCGCGGTGAGGTCGATCGTCTGGAAGCGCGCGTCGAGCGACTTGCGCGTTCCGGTTCCGCGCCGCGGGAGGCGGGCGACTGA
- the ubiE gene encoding bifunctional demethylmenaquinone methyltransferase/2-methoxy-6-polyprenyl-1,4-benzoquinol methylase UbiE, translating into MKTTHFGFERIPASDKRRKVGGVFRSVAPRYDVMNDLMSFGIHRLWKFYALLLTNVRRGQRVLDMAAGTGDLALRLAGRVGPGGEMVLCDINDVMLTQARDRMIDRGLAANVRYVLADAERLPFTDDYFDRITIAFGLRNVTDQNAALAAMHRVLKPGGSLLVLEFSRPQAWLKPLYDLYSFKALPLMGRLVAGDADSYRYLAESIRVHPHKKALLGMMTCAGFERCNYYSMSAGIVAVHRGYKV; encoded by the coding sequence ATGAAAACCACACACTTCGGTTTTGAGCGCATCCCGGCGAGCGACAAGCGACGCAAGGTCGGCGGCGTGTTTCGCTCGGTCGCGCCACGCTACGACGTCATGAACGATCTGATGTCGTTTGGCATCCATCGACTCTGGAAATTTTACGCGCTGCTATTGACCAATGTACGCCGCGGCCAGCGGGTGCTGGATATGGCCGCCGGCACCGGCGATCTGGCGTTGCGTCTGGCCGGCAGGGTTGGACCCGGCGGCGAAATGGTGCTGTGCGACATCAACGATGTGATGCTGACCCAGGCCCGCGATCGTATGATCGACCGCGGGCTTGCGGCCAACGTGCGCTATGTGCTGGCTGACGCCGAGCGTCTGCCGTTCACGGATGATTATTTCGATCGCATTACCATTGCGTTTGGTTTGCGCAACGTCACGGATCAGAATGCCGCGCTGGCGGCCATGCATCGGGTGCTCAAACCTGGCGGCTCACTTCTGGTGCTGGAGTTTTCCAGACCTCAGGCCTGGCTCAAGCCGCTATACGATCTGTATTCATTCAAAGCGCTGCCATTGATGGGGCGGCTGGTGGCGGGGGATGCGGACAGCTATCGTTACCTCGCCGAATCCATCCGCGTGCATCCCCACAAGAAGGCACTGCTGGGGATGATGACGTGCGCCGGCTTCGAGCGCTGCAACTATTACTCCATGAGCGCCGGCATCGTGGCGGTGCATCGGGGCTACAAGGTCTAG
- the xerC gene encoding tyrosine recombinase XerC has protein sequence MPIALQASIDKFLAHLTDKRGYSAHTTSAYRRDLAQFVRYVTAEGCDNWHDVDIECVRAYAAWRHRGGLSGRSLQRKLSTLRAFAEFLNGEQGVRNNPARHVRAPRAPRKLPSVLDTDQMQRLLQIDDDDPLSLRDHAIMELAYSSGLRLAELVSLDLASLDRADGVVDVIGKGAKQRKVPVGRFAWEALELWLRARLPLATAGETALFVGRSGLRLTPRAIQYRVRAWARRRGIASHVHPHMLRHAFASHLLESSGDLRAVQELLGHADIGTTQVYTHLDFQHLAQVYDKAHPRARK, from the coding sequence ATGCCCATCGCACTCCAGGCGTCAATCGATAAATTTCTCGCGCACCTCACCGACAAGCGCGGCTATTCGGCGCACACCACATCGGCGTACCGGCGCGACCTCGCGCAGTTTGTGCGATATGTGACCGCCGAAGGTTGCGACAACTGGCACGACGTCGATATCGAATGCGTGCGCGCCTACGCGGCTTGGCGCCATCGCGGCGGACTTTCCGGCCGCAGCCTGCAACGCAAGCTTTCTACATTGCGCGCGTTCGCGGAATTCTTGAATGGCGAACAAGGCGTGCGAAACAATCCGGCGCGGCACGTGCGCGCGCCGCGCGCGCCGCGCAAGCTACCGTCGGTACTGGACACCGATCAGATGCAACGCCTGCTGCAAATCGATGACGATGATCCGCTGTCGCTGCGCGATCACGCGATCATGGAGCTGGCGTATTCTTCCGGTCTGCGACTGGCCGAACTCGTGTCGCTGGATCTCGCGAGTCTGGATCGCGCCGACGGTGTGGTGGACGTAATTGGCAAGGGCGCCAAGCAGCGCAAGGTGCCGGTGGGCCGCTTCGCCTGGGAAGCGCTGGAGCTATGGCTGCGGGCGCGACTGCCGCTGGCCACGGCGGGCGAGACGGCGTTGTTCGTCGGACGCTCCGGGCTTCGTTTGACGCCACGCGCGATCCAGTATCGAGTGCGTGCCTGGGCGCGGCGGCGCGGAATCGCTAGCCACGTCCATCCGCACATGCTGCGCCACGCCTTCGCCAGCCATCTGCTGGAATCCTCCGGCGACCTGCGCGCGGTGCAGGAGCTGCTAGGTCACGCGGACATCGGCACCACGCAGGTTTATACGCATCTGGATTTTCAGCACCTGGCGCAGGTCTACGATAAAGCCCATCCGCGCGCGCGCAAGTAA
- the hslV gene encoding ATP-dependent protease subunit HslV — translation MQQYRGTTILSVRRDGKVALGGDGQVTLGQTVMKANARKVRRLYQDKVIAGFAGGTADAFTLFERFEGKLEKHSGQLTRAAVELAKDWRTDRMLRRLEALLAVADADASLIISGNGDVIEPEQSLIAIGSGGPYAQSAARALLENTELSAREIVEKALNIAGDICIYTNRNISIEEL, via the coding sequence TTGCAGCAATACAGAGGAACGACGATTTTATCCGTGCGGCGCGACGGCAAGGTGGCGCTCGGGGGCGACGGGCAGGTGACCCTGGGTCAGACGGTTATGAAGGCCAATGCCCGCAAGGTGCGCCGACTGTATCAGGACAAGGTCATCGCGGGTTTCGCGGGCGGCACGGCGGATGCATTCACGTTGTTCGAACGTTTCGAGGGCAAGCTCGAAAAACACAGCGGCCAGCTTACGCGCGCCGCGGTGGAACTGGCGAAGGACTGGCGCACCGATCGGATGCTGCGCCGGCTGGAGGCGCTGCTGGCGGTGGCCGATGCGGATGCGTCGCTCATCATCTCCGGCAATGGTGACGTGATCGAGCCCGAGCAGAGCCTGATCGCGATCGGTTCGGGTGGTCCCTACGCGCAATCCGCGGCGCGCGCGCTATTGGAAAACACCGAACTTTCCGCGCGCGAGATCGTGGAGAAGGCCTTGAATATCGCCGGCGACATCTGCATTTACACCAATCGAAACATTTCTATCGAAGAGCTTTAG
- a CDS encoding DUF484 family protein, translated as MTRARTSKLAGETLSDPAIEHYLREHPEFFERHSGLLETLAVPHVRGGAVSLVERQVAVLRERNRQLERKLTELVQVARENESLSSRLHRLAVALMEADGLQDVIATTRELLRNEFPSTQVVLKLFRNPRTALQASAHLLASDDPAAPLFDGLFRNKRPVAGLLTDARVDFLFDTEAGQVASAVMVPLVDDRRLGVLALGSVEQDRFRVGMGTLFLGYLGELVSRAIGAHLGR; from the coding sequence ATGACCAGGGCGCGCACATCGAAGCTTGCGGGCGAGACGTTGTCCGATCCCGCGATCGAGCATTACCTTCGTGAGCATCCGGAATTCTTCGAGCGTCACAGTGGCCTGCTGGAAACCCTGGCGGTTCCGCATGTGCGGGGTGGCGCGGTGTCTCTGGTGGAACGACAGGTCGCGGTGCTGCGGGAACGCAACCGGCAGCTGGAACGAAAGCTGACCGAGTTGGTACAGGTTGCCCGGGAAAACGAAAGTTTGAGTTCACGGCTGCATCGCCTGGCGGTGGCGTTGATGGAGGCTGACGGGCTGCAGGATGTGATCGCGACCACCAGAGAATTGCTGCGCAACGAATTTCCGTCCACGCAGGTTGTGCTGAAACTGTTCAGAAATCCACGCACCGCGCTGCAGGCGAGTGCTCATCTGCTGGCCAGTGACGATCCCGCCGCCCCGCTTTTCGACGGGTTGTTCAGGAACAAGCGGCCGGTGGCGGGTCTGCTGACCGATGCGCGCGTGGACTTTCTGTTCGATACAGAGGCAGGCCAGGTCGCTTCGGCGGTCATGGTGCCCTTGGTTGACGACCGGCGGCTGGGCGTGCTGGCGCTGGGCAGTGTCGAACAGGATCGCTTTCGCGTCGGTATGGGGACGCTGTTTCTGGGCTATCTGGGGGAACTGGTCAGCCGCGCCATCGGCGCTCACCTTGGCCGCTAG
- a CDS encoding DUF971 domain-containing protein, with the protein MAKPRPTDIALHQKSRVLEITFDDGARFDLSCEYLRVYSPSAEVRGHGPGQDALQVGKENVGIDAVEPVGNYAVRLVFDDGHKTGIFSWDYLYELGARQAANWQTYLERLASAGHQRKLKG; encoded by the coding sequence ATGGCAAAACCCCGGCCCACCGATATCGCACTTCATCAAAAATCGCGCGTACTGGAAATTACGTTTGATGACGGCGCGCGCTTCGATTTGTCGTGCGAGTATCTGCGTGTGTATTCTCCGTCGGCGGAGGTGCGCGGTCACGGACCGGGTCAGGACGCGCTCCAGGTCGGCAAGGAAAATGTGGGCATAGACGCGGTAGAGCCCGTCGGCAACTATGCCGTCCGGCTGGTGTTCGACGACGGTCACAAGACCGGCATCTTCAGCTGGGATTATCTCTACGAACTGGGCGCCCGGCAGGCGGCGAACTGGCAGACATACCTGGAGCGGCTTGCGAGCGCCGGTCATCAACGCAAACTCAAAGGTTAG
- a CDS encoding sigma-70 family RNA polymerase sigma factor: MRKSRHAKFQLLVDGCATDLYRYAAWLTGDPAVAEDIVQDTYLRAWRALDGLKAVKASRYWLFTLLRREHVRHRVLPPARVAQTNCETMTADTNPFDPNVEVCVVRRALSVLPPDECEALILQVITGFSCDEIATLLGIRVSAVTTRVARARRQVRDSLSGATTSRSTTARA, from the coding sequence ATGCGGAAGTCCCGTCACGCCAAATTTCAGTTGCTGGTGGATGGCTGTGCCACCGACCTGTACCGGTACGCCGCCTGGTTAACAGGCGATCCCGCGGTCGCCGAAGATATCGTCCAGGATACTTACCTCCGCGCATGGCGCGCGCTGGATGGCCTGAAAGCGGTAAAGGCATCCCGCTACTGGTTGTTCACTTTGCTAAGGCGCGAGCATGTCCGGCACCGCGTGTTGCCACCCGCGCGGGTGGCGCAAACGAATTGCGAAACCATGACCGCGGATACCAACCCTTTTGACCCCAATGTGGAAGTCTGTGTGGTCAGGCGTGCATTGTCCGTGCTGCCGCCGGACGAGTGTGAGGCCTTGATACTGCAGGTTATCACCGGCTTTAGTTGCGATGAGATCGCCACCTTGCTCGGCATCAGGGTCAGCGCCGTGACCACGCGCGTCGCCAGAGCGCGCAGACAGGTGCGGGATTCGCTGAGTGGGGCAACAACGAGCCGCTCCACCACGGCCCGAGCTTGA
- the dapF gene encoding diaminopimelate epimerase — protein sequence MNLAFTKMHGLGNDFVLIDALARPVHLTSAQIRFIADRRQGVGCDQLLLIESARTSDADFRYRIFNADGGEVEQCGNGARCVAHYLHERELIAPADAKLETAGGIISVTIEQTGLVTVNMGRPALAPPDIPFIADSQAPSYHLEVAGEAVELSAVSMGNPHAVLLVDDVATAPVGTLGAQLESHPRFPKRVNVGFMQVVDRRSIRLRVYERGVGETLACGSGACAAAVAGRVRGLLDERVTVGLAGGELMVSWLDARAPVHMTGPATKVFEGIIDHDQGAHIEACGRDVVRSRDRALPS from the coding sequence ATGAACCTCGCCTTTACCAAGATGCACGGGCTAGGCAACGACTTCGTTCTCATCGACGCGCTCGCGCGCCCGGTGCATCTGACCTCGGCGCAGATTCGATTCATCGCGGATCGTAGGCAGGGTGTGGGCTGCGATCAGCTGCTGCTGATCGAGTCCGCGCGGACTTCCGATGCCGATTTTCGTTACCGCATCTTCAACGCCGATGGCGGCGAGGTCGAGCAGTGCGGCAACGGCGCCCGCTGTGTTGCCCACTATCTGCACGAGCGCGAACTGATCGCACCCGCCGATGCGAAGCTGGAGACGGCAGGCGGCATCATCTCCGTGACTATCGAGCAGACGGGGCTGGTAACGGTCAACATGGGCCGGCCTGCCCTGGCGCCACCCGACATTCCATTTATCGCCGACTCACAGGCGCCGAGCTATCATCTTGAGGTCGCGGGCGAGGCAGTTGAACTCAGCGCGGTATCGATGGGCAACCCGCACGCGGTGCTGCTGGTCGACGATGTGGCGACTGCGCCTGTCGGTACGCTGGGGGCGCAACTGGAATCTCATCCGCGCTTTCCGAAGCGGGTCAACGTGGGTTTCATGCAGGTCGTCGACCGCCGCTCCATTCGATTGCGCGTCTACGAGCGCGGGGTCGGCGAGACACTCGCCTGCGGCAGCGGCGCCTGCGCGGCGGCGGTCGCTGGACGCGTGCGCGGTCTGCTCGATGAGCGCGTTACAGTCGGGCTTGCCGGCGGGGAACTTATGGTAAGCTGGCTAGACGCGCGCGCGCCGGTGCATATGACCGGCCCGGCTACAAAAGTCTTTGAGGGGATAATCGATCATGACCAGGGCGCGCACATCGAAGCTTGCGGGCGAGACGTTGTCCGATCCCGCGATCGAGCATTACCTTCGTGA
- a CDS encoding DUF3379 family protein, translating to MNCLDFRRRWLTTPGERDMELARHERACASCRQFARRGSQFERKLANAVAIEVPASLAERIHRRRDFSERVRQRQVRPLRYALIASGLLILCLALLLFYEFLAPQSAGIEVQQSLALKAPDAAASRSTALTFLTAADARPTARI from the coding sequence TTGAACTGCCTGGATTTCCGCCGCCGGTGGCTAACCACGCCGGGAGAGCGCGATATGGAACTGGCCCGGCATGAGCGTGCCTGCGCCAGCTGCCGGCAATTCGCGCGCCGGGGTTCGCAGTTCGAACGAAAACTGGCGAACGCAGTAGCGATCGAAGTGCCGGCCAGCCTTGCTGAACGCATCCATCGACGACGGGACTTCAGCGAGCGGGTGCGTCAGCGGCAGGTGCGCCCGTTGCGCTACGCGCTGATCGCGAGCGGCCTGTTGATACTGTGTCTTGCGCTGTTGTTGTTTTACGAGTTTCTCGCGCCGCAATCCGCTGGCATTGAAGTCCAGCAGTCATTGGCTCTTAAAGCACCTGATGCCGCCGCTTCGCGGAGCACTGCGCTGACTTTTTTGACCGCGGCGGATGCGCGGCCGACAGCCCGCATCTGA